One Panicum virgatum strain AP13 chromosome 3N, P.virgatum_v5, whole genome shotgun sequence DNA segment encodes these proteins:
- the LOC120665394 gene encoding dnaJ protein homolog 1-like — MGNKPPPELYYEILHVARDASPQGVRAAYRSLARQWHPDKHPPASRPEAEARFKAITEAYEALLDKQENSRAVLAAARDGGGGGTTRPPAGKDRGGGGENVVATPVARAARSEKPCPGAVVAPRAPAREAEPARQKVYSACSSGGGGGRRAFAEFSSYVVRKAPPLERRVECTLEELCSGCSKEVRYTRDVVTKNGLITKKEVTQTIRVSPGMRKGSTVTVEGAGDERPGCLTGDAVFVVSERKHKRFKRLGDDLVLRARVPLVSALTGWQLSFRLLCGDKFRCTFRDEVICPGYVKVVKGRGMPVAGGEKGARGDLMVKFEVVFPENLTDEQRKGLAEILRGCA, encoded by the exons ATGGGGAacaagccgccgccggagctctacTACGAGATCCTTCACGTCGCCAGGGACGCCTCCCCGCAGGGGGTCCGGGCGGCGTACCGGAGCCTGGCCCGCCAGTGGCACCCCGACAAGCACCCGCCGGCGTCCAGgcccgaggccgaggcgcgTTTCAAGGCCATCACCGAGGCCTACGAG GCGCTGCTGGACAAGCAGGAGAACAGCAGGGcggtgctcgccgccgcgcgcgacggcggcggcgggggaacgACTAGGCCTCCCGCCGGGaaggaccgcggcggcggcggcgagaacgtCGTCGCCACGCCGGTGGCGAGAGCGGCGCGGAGCGAGAAGCCCTGccccggcgccgtcgtcgcgcCCCGCGCCCCGGCGCGGGAGGCGGAGCCGGCCAGGCAGAAGGTGTACAGCgcctgcagcagcggcggcggcggcggccggcgcgcgttCGCCGAGTTCTCCAGCTACGTCGTGCGCaaggcgccgccgctggagcgCAGGGTCGAGTGCACCCTCGAGGAGCTCTGCAGCGGGTGCAGCAAGGAGGTCAGGTACACCCGCGACGTCGTCACCAAGAACGG GCTGATCACCAAGAAGGAGGTGACGCAGACCATCCGGGTGAGCCCCGGGATGAGGAAAGGCTCGACGGTGACGGTggagggcgccggcgacgagcggccGGGCTGCCTGACGGGCGACGCCGTGTTCGTCGTGTCGGAGAGGAAGCACAAGCGGTTCAAGCGGCTCGGCGATGACCTGGTGCTCCGGGCGCGGGTGCCGCTGGTGAGCGCGCTCACCGGGTGGCAGCTCTCGTTCCGGCTGCTCTGCGGCGACAAGTTCCGGTGCACGTTCCGGGACGAGGTCATCTGCCCCGGGTACGTCAAGGTCGTCAAGGGCCGGGGAATGCCCGTCGCCGGCGGGGAGAAGGGCGCGCGCGGGGACCTCATGGTGAAGTTCGAGGTCGTGTTCCCCGAGAACCTCACCGACGAGCAGCGGAAGGGGCTCGCCGAGATCCTGAGAGGCTGCGCCTGA
- the LOC120665395 gene encoding protein ACCELERATED CELL DEATH 6-like, which yields MAARHNPHTMEHRLLKAVATGDANLLEQVLGSQSSATAEQGEESCLKGVTAEGSSPLHIAASCGYLDLVKMVCAQDISLIKARNNMLDTPLICAARAGHVDVANYLMDCAIDEQDLRARNLDGETAMHEAVRNGHLPVLQGLMARDRGLAAVVDENGVSPLYLAVASNRSDMVRVLIGETLNDVSYSGPDGQTALHAAVYVSREISESLQCWKETLSREVDDYGRTALHYAALAKNLGPVKLLLANSSLAFVPDNEGLYPVHIAAIAGNVNVVCKFMEICLNYDELLDNKRKNILHCAVEHGRVQVVWHICRSSKFVRMMNARDGQGNTPLHLAVKHGHTIILSFLMMDARLNLNIMNNEGLTPLDVAFSKIHTDYTFSSFTNTSVITCLTLCEASGSPWHQARNLSDKWCSEGKKEPGSYANVSQSILYISVFIVVGSLAAACTPPGGYIAEGKDAGKPVFGGRTGFWVFVIANSMSFYLSTTTIFLFVFARLTRHRRFYLILSAALVFGAVLSMVTAFATVVGLTLDPANSWDESILIWLVSNLAFPICLRVAMQLWMSKHRWQDISKVVAQAILLIYVVRALIIPMQSLVKSILPRRQEPCSWPGCVRQGDAVFSYPT from the exons ATGGCAGCAAGGCACAATCCACACACAATGGAACATCGATTGCTCAAAGCTGTTGCCACAGGCGACGCGAACCTATTAGAACAAGTTCTGGGCTCGCAGTCCTCAGCAACAGCCGAGCAGGGAGAAGAAAGCTGCCTAAAAGGCGTCACTGCAGAGGGCAGCTCGCCTCTCCACATTGCAGCCAGCTGTGGGTACCTGGATCTCGTCAAGATGGTCTGCGCTCAGGACATCTCGCTTATCAAGGCAAGGAACAATATGCTTGATACACCTCTGATCTGTGCCGCGAGGGCTGGGCATGTAGATGTGGCCAATTACCTCATGGATTGTGCTATAGATGAGCAAGATTTGAGGGCGAGGAATTTGGATGGGGAGACTGCGATGCATGAGGCGGTCAGGAACGGCCATTTGCCCGTCTTGCAGGGACTCATGGCGAGGGATAGGGGGCTGGCTGCAGTAGTAGATGAGAATGGCGTGTCTCCGCTTTATTTGGCAGTTGCATCCAATCGATCTGACATGGTCAGAGTCTTGATTGGAGAAACTTTGAATGATGTTAGCTACTCCGGGCCAGATGGACAAACTGCATTGCATGCTGCGGTCTATGTCAGCAGAG AAATAAGTGAATCCCTGCAATGTTGGAAAGAAACACTTTCAAGAGAGGTCGATGATTATGGAAGAACAGCCCTTCACTATGCGGCATTAGCTAAAAATCTTGGACCGGTGAAACTTTTATTAGCAAACAGCTCGCTCGCATTCGTTCCAGATAATGAGGGTCTATATCCTGTGCACATCGCTGCTATAGCGGGCAATGTCAATGTTGTCTGCAAGTTCATGGAAATATGCCTGAACTACGATGAGTTGCTTGACAACAAACGCAAAAATATTCTACATTGCGCTGTTGAACACGGCAGGGTTCAGGTGGTGTGGCACATCTGCAGAAGCTCAAAGTTTGTGAGGATGATGAATGCAAGGGATGGTCAAGGAAACACACCACTACATCTGGCTGTAAAGCATGGGCACACAATAATCTTGTCTTTTCTTATGATGGATGCTAGGTTGAACCTCAACATTATGAACAATGAAGGATTAACACCTCTAGATGTTGCCTTCAGTAAGATACACACTGATTATACATTTTCGTCG TTCACAAACACTTCTGTCATCACATGCTTAACCCTTTGTGAAGCTTCAGGCAGCCCATGGCACCAGGCTAGAAATCTGTCAGATAAGTGGTGCTCAGAAGGAAAGAAGGAACCAGGCAGTTACGCTAATGTGTCCCAGAGCATTTTATACATCTCTGTATTTATCGTAGTTGGCTCACTCGCTGCTGCTTGTACGCCACCGGGGGGCTACATTGCAGAAGGCAAGGATGCTGGTAAGCCAGTATTCGGAGGGAGAACTGGCTTCTGGGTATTTGTGATTGCAAACAGCATGTCGTTCTATCTCTCCACAACCACGATATTTCTGTTTGTGTTTGCCAGACTAACAAGGCATCGCCGGTTTTACCTCATTTTGTCTGCTGCACTGGTGTTTGGAGCAGTTCTGTCCATGGTAACGGCATTTGCGACAGTAGTAGGGCTAACATTAGACCCTGCAAACAGCTGGGACGAGTCTATTCTTATTTGGCTGGTGTCAAATTTAGCATTTCCGATATGTCTGCGGGTTGCAATGCAGTTGTGGATGAGCAAACATCGCTGGCAGGACATATCTAAAGTTGTAGCTCAAGCCATCCTGCTGATTTATGTGGTCCGAGCTTTGATCATCCCCATGCAATCCCTGGTTAAAAGCATTCTGCCCAGGAGACAAGAACCCTGCAGCTGGCCTGGATGTGTGAGACAAGGTGATGCGGTTTTCTCATACCCTACTTGA
- the LOC120667705 gene encoding uncharacterized protein LOC120667705, protein MTNHALKLTGCRRRSAPGPAPWASRVSTERRPRRRCPARGGQGTGRRGGSASRSGARRPGHKTARPELDEAALLFRGSHAKLTFPEDARLHPASTAARAAPAPTPAPLAGVAASTSPTGYHAGAAQGTDYLRSGGGGSNQGRRRTSSWRWRTRGTAGSTSGRRRPPAWKATPRPGPVQGRGARIRRGRARSSGPGVAVRRAEARVQDGAGASVMVRRTEAGARRGAGSTRWDPSGRRGSVWRRTTRGGKLASICGARGHRCGIGSRSEAIGVAALATSAMARWTSCNTAATEKQCDNEDASRPCGPWPADTSVSALLAAEPCRRKLHRLFSLTDDVADVVGSGTDNTD, encoded by the exons ATGACGAACCACGCGCTTAAGCTC ACCGGCTGCCGGCGCAGATCTGCACCAGGTCCGGCGCCCTGGGCATCGCGGGTCAGCACGGAGCGGCGGCCCCGGCGTCGCTGTCCGGCGCGCGGAGGCCAGGGTacaggacggcgcggcggctcaGCATCGCGGTCCGGCGCACGGAGGCCGGGGCACAAGACGGCGCGGCCGGAGCTCGACGAGGCCGCGCTCCTCTTCCGCGGCAGCCATGCCAAGCTCACCTTCCCCGAAGACGCGCGCCTCCACCCGGCGTCCACGGCGGCCAGGGCCGCACCGGCGCCGACGCCAGCGCCTCTCGCCGGCGTGGCGGCCTCGACCTCTCCCACCGGCTACCACGCCGGTGCCGCGCAGGGCACCGACTACCTGAG gagcggcggaggaggcagcaaccaaggccgccgccgcacgtcgAGCTGGCGATGGCGCACGCGCGGGACGGCGGGGTCAacgagcgggcggaggcggccgcctgCCTGGAAGGCGACGCCGAGACCGGGGCCCGTACAAGGCCGCGGCGCGCGCATACGACGAGGCCGGGCACGGAGCAGCGGCCCCGGCGTCGCGGTCCGGCGCGCGGAGGCCAGGGTACAGGACGGCGCGGGGGCCAGCGTCATGGTCCGGCGCACGGAGGCCGGGGCACGACGAG GCGCCGGATCCACGCGATGGGATCCAAGCGGCCGGCGGGGCAGCGTGTGGCGGCGGACCACGAGGGGAGGAAAGCTCGCAAGCATCTGCGGGGCGCGCGGCCACCGGTGCGGCATTGGCAGCAGGAGCGAGGCAATCGGTGTGGCAGCGCTCGCGACCTCGGCGATGGCGCGCTGGACGTCCTGCAACACCGCGGCCACCGAGAAGCAGTGCGACAACGAGGACGCGAGCAGGCCCTGTGGTCCCTGGCCGGCAGACACATCCGTGTCGGCCTTGCTTGCCGCCGAACCCTGCCGCCGGAAGCTCCACCGCCTCTTCTCCCTCACGGACGACGTCGCCGATGTCGTCGGCAGCGGCACCGACAACACCGACTGA